In a single window of the Subtercola sp. PAMC28395 genome:
- a CDS encoding isocitrate lyase, with protein MTAYQDDIEAIEALKQEAGSSWDAISPESVARMRTQNRFRTGLQIAQYTADIMRKDMAEYDADSSVYTQSLGVWHGFIGQQKLISIKKHLKTTNKRYLYLSGWMVAALRSEFGPLPDQSMHEKTAVPALIEELYTFLRQADARELDLLFTKLDAARAAGDETSIELIQTQIDNYETHVVPIIADIDAGFGNPEATYLLAKKMIEAGACALQIENQVSDEKQCGHQDGKVTVPHEDFIAKINAVRYAFLELGIDNGVIVSRTDSLGAGLTQKLAVSRTPGDLGDQYNSFLDVEEIPESGLSDGDVVIKRDGKLVRPKRLPSNLFQFREGTGEERCVLDSITSLQNGADLLWIETEKPHIAQIAGMMNEVRKVIPNAKLVYNNSPSFNWTASFRQQAYDTFVEEGKDVSGYDRSKLMGVEYDDTELAQVADENIRTFQRDSSAQAGIFHHLITLPTYHTAALSTDDLAKGYFADQGMLAYVKGVQRREIREGIATVKHQNMAGSDIGDNHKEYFAGDSALKAGGQNNTMNQF; from the coding sequence ATGACCGCCTACCAGGACGACATCGAAGCGATCGAAGCGCTGAAGCAGGAAGCCGGCAGCAGCTGGGATGCAATCAGCCCCGAGTCGGTCGCCCGTATGCGCACGCAGAACCGCTTCCGTACCGGCCTCCAGATCGCCCAGTACACCGCAGACATCATGCGCAAGGACATGGCGGAGTACGACGCCGATTCATCTGTCTATACCCAGTCGCTCGGCGTCTGGCACGGCTTCATCGGCCAGCAGAAGCTCATCTCGATCAAGAAGCACCTCAAGACCACCAACAAGCGGTACCTGTACCTCTCGGGCTGGATGGTTGCCGCGTTGCGTTCGGAATTCGGGCCGCTCCCCGACCAGTCCATGCACGAGAAGACGGCCGTGCCGGCCCTCATCGAGGAGCTCTACACGTTCCTTCGCCAGGCCGACGCCCGCGAGCTCGACCTGCTCTTCACGAAACTGGATGCCGCGCGCGCTGCCGGCGACGAGACCTCGATCGAGCTCATCCAAACGCAGATCGACAACTACGAGACCCACGTCGTGCCGATCATCGCCGACATCGACGCTGGCTTCGGAAACCCGGAGGCCACGTACCTGCTGGCGAAGAAGATGATTGAGGCGGGCGCCTGCGCCCTCCAGATCGAGAACCAGGTCTCTGACGAGAAGCAGTGTGGCCACCAGGACGGCAAGGTCACCGTTCCCCACGAGGACTTCATCGCGAAGATCAACGCGGTGCGCTACGCGTTCCTCGAACTCGGCATCGACAACGGCGTGATCGTCTCGCGCACCGACTCGCTCGGCGCCGGCCTCACGCAGAAGCTCGCTGTGAGCCGCACGCCCGGTGATCTCGGCGATCAGTACAACTCGTTCCTCGATGTCGAAGAGATCCCCGAGTCGGGGCTCAGCGATGGCGACGTCGTCATCAAGCGCGATGGCAAGCTCGTGCGCCCGAAGCGCCTGCCCAGCAACCTCTTCCAGTTCCGCGAGGGAACCGGTGAGGAGCGTTGTGTGCTCGACAGCATCACGTCGCTGCAGAACGGTGCCGACCTGCTCTGGATCGAGACGGAGAAGCCGCACATCGCTCAGATCGCCGGCATGATGAACGAAGTTCGTAAGGTCATCCCGAACGCCAAGCTTGTCTACAACAACAGCCCGTCGTTCAACTGGACTGCCAGCTTCCGCCAGCAGGCCTACGACACGTTCGTCGAAGAGGGCAAGGACGTCTCGGGGTACGACCGAAGCAAGCTCATGGGCGTCGAGTACGACGACACCGAACTCGCGCAGGTCGCTGACGAGAATATCCGCACGTTCCAGCGCGACAGCTCGGCACAGGCCGGTATCTTCCACCACCTGATCACGCTGCCGACCTACCACACGGCTGCGTTGTCGACGGATGACCTGGCCAAGGGCTACTTCGCCGACCAGGGCATGCTCGCCTACGTCAAGGGCGTGCAGCGCCGCGAGATCCGTGAGGGAATCGCCACCGTGAAACACCAGAACATGGCCGGATCCGACATCGGTGACAACCACAAGGAGTACTTCGCCGGCGATTCGGCCCTCAAGGCCGGGGGCCAGAACAACACGATGAACCAGTTCTAG
- a CDS encoding type II toxin-antitoxin system VapC family toxin: MIPQPRYALDTSVSVPLLMKAHDAHDVVSAWAAGRVLGLSGHALVETYSVLTRLPGDSRVDSADAVLLIDDNFPAHFALSAEATSTSHRELARHGVSGGATYDGLVALAAREHEAVLVTRDARARQTYEALGVKVEIITVPSVSR, from the coding sequence GTGATTCCACAGCCACGTTACGCGCTCGACACAAGTGTCTCTGTGCCGCTCCTGATGAAGGCACACGACGCTCACGACGTCGTCTCTGCGTGGGCCGCTGGCCGAGTGCTTGGACTCAGTGGACACGCACTCGTCGAGACCTACTCGGTTCTGACTCGCCTCCCGGGAGATTCTCGGGTCGATTCCGCTGACGCCGTATTGCTCATAGACGACAACTTCCCCGCCCATTTCGCGCTCTCCGCAGAAGCCACGAGCACGTCTCATCGCGAACTCGCGCGGCACGGCGTTTCAGGTGGAGCAACATACGACGGTCTCGTCGCCCTGGCGGCCCGGGAACACGAAGCGGTGTTGGTGACGCGTGACGCGCGGGCCAGACAGACCTATGAGGCCCTGGGCGTCAAGGTGGAGATCATCACCGTCCCGAGCGTGTCACGGTGA
- a CDS encoding AbrB/MazE/SpoVT family DNA-binding domain-containing protein: MEATIDSGGRLLLPKSLRDALGLGPGSKVDVSAYGGGLQVTPGGRTARLERGEDGRLVASSETSVSDDVLFALIDSGRK, translated from the coding sequence ATGGAAGCGACGATTGACTCTGGCGGCAGACTCCTTCTACCGAAGAGCCTTCGTGATGCATTGGGTCTTGGCCCGGGTTCGAAAGTAGACGTGTCGGCCTATGGTGGAGGGCTGCAGGTGACGCCGGGCGGGCGGACTGCGCGCTTGGAGCGGGGTGAAGATGGGCGTCTGGTGGCAAGTTCAGAGACATCTGTCTCAGACGACGTTCTGTTCGCACTGATCGATTCTGGGCGGAAGTGA
- the ychF gene encoding redox-regulated ATPase YchF — protein sequence MALTIAIVGLPNVGKSTLFNALTKNQVLAANYPFATIEPNVGVVNLPDARLAELAKIYGSEKLLPAPVSFVDIAGIVKGASVGEGLGNKFLANIREADAIAQVVRGFIDPDVVHVDGKVDAASDLETINTELILADMQTLEKALARYEKEVKTKRIEPIVLQTAQAAHAILDSGKPLSSDSKIDLEPIRELGLLTAKPFIYVFNIDESVLADQARLAELAALVAPAKAIFLDAKLESELIDLEPEDAAELLASTGQEESGLDQLARIGFDTLGLQTYLTAGPKETRAWTIGKGWTAPQAAGVIHTDFQKGFIKAEIVSFDDLVEAGTMAEAKARGKVRIEGKEYVMHDGDVVEFRFNV from the coding sequence GTGGCTCTAACTATCGCAATCGTCGGGCTGCCCAATGTGGGCAAGTCCACCCTGTTCAACGCACTCACCAAGAACCAGGTGCTGGCGGCGAACTACCCGTTCGCAACCATCGAGCCGAACGTGGGTGTGGTGAACCTGCCGGATGCCCGGCTCGCCGAGCTCGCGAAGATCTACGGCAGCGAGAAACTGCTGCCTGCGCCGGTGTCGTTCGTCGACATCGCCGGCATCGTCAAGGGTGCAAGCGTCGGGGAGGGGCTCGGCAACAAGTTCCTCGCGAACATCCGAGAGGCCGACGCGATCGCGCAGGTCGTGCGCGGCTTCATCGACCCCGACGTGGTGCACGTCGACGGCAAGGTCGATGCCGCGAGCGACCTCGAGACGATCAACACCGAGCTGATCCTGGCCGACATGCAGACCCTCGAGAAGGCACTCGCCCGGTACGAGAAAGAGGTCAAGACCAAGCGCATCGAGCCGATTGTGCTGCAGACCGCCCAGGCGGCGCACGCCATCCTCGACTCGGGCAAGCCGTTGTCGAGCGACTCGAAGATCGACCTCGAGCCCATCCGTGAGCTCGGGCTACTCACCGCCAAGCCGTTCATCTACGTGTTCAACATCGACGAGTCGGTGCTCGCCGACCAGGCCAGGCTTGCGGAGCTCGCTGCTCTGGTTGCGCCGGCCAAGGCGATCTTCCTCGACGCGAAACTCGAATCCGAGCTCATCGACCTCGAGCCCGAAGACGCCGCTGAGCTCCTCGCGTCGACCGGCCAGGAGGAGAGCGGCCTCGACCAGCTCGCCCGCATCGGCTTCGACACCCTGGGCCTTCAGACCTACCTGACGGCGGGCCCGAAAGAGACCCGCGCCTGGACCATCGGCAAGGGCTGGACGGCCCCGCAGGCGGCCGGAGTCATCCACACCGACTTCCAGAAGGGCTTCATCAAGGCCGAGATCGTCTCGTTCGACGACCTGGTCGAGGCTGGCACCATGGCAGAGGCCAAGGCCCGCGGCAAGGTGCGCATCGAGGGCAAAGAATACGTGATGCACGACGGCGACGTGGTGGAGTTCCGCTTCAACGTGTAG
- a CDS encoding CoA-acylating methylmalonate-semialdehyde dehydrogenase, which translates to MSDVTSSLPVVNHWIDGREHVSTSGRTAPVFDPAKGVQTKSVALADAAEIAAAIASAKAAFPAWRDTSMAKRQQILFTFRELLAARRGELAEILTDEHGKVLSDAAGEITRGLEVVEFATGFPHLIKGEYSENVSTGVDVYSTRQPLGVVGVISPFNFPAMVPLWFFPIAIAAGNTVVLKPSEKDPSSANWLAALFAEAGLPDGVLNVLHGDKEAVDGLLTSPDVKSISFVGSTPIAQYVYETATKHGKRVQALGGAKNHMLVLPDADLDLAADAAVNAGFGSAGERCMAISVVVAVEPVADELISKIVSRVAGLKVGDGRRSCDMGPLVTEVHRDKVASYIDIAIEDGATVVVDGRGIDVDGDADGFWLGPTLIDNVSTSSRVYTDEIFGPVLSIVRVASYDAGLELINASRYGNGTAIFTNDGGAARGFQNEVEVGMIGINVPIPVPVAYYSFGGFKDSIFGDSKAYGPDGFHFFTRQKAITSRWLDPSHGGINLGFPQN; encoded by the coding sequence ATGTCAGACGTCACTTCGTCACTGCCCGTCGTCAACCACTGGATCGACGGCCGGGAGCACGTCAGCACCAGCGGCCGTACCGCACCCGTCTTCGACCCCGCGAAGGGCGTGCAGACCAAGAGCGTCGCTCTCGCGGACGCCGCCGAGATCGCCGCCGCGATCGCCTCGGCCAAAGCCGCCTTTCCTGCTTGGCGCGACACTTCGATGGCCAAGCGCCAGCAGATCCTCTTCACCTTTCGCGAGCTGCTGGCCGCACGCCGCGGCGAACTGGCCGAGATCCTCACTGACGAGCACGGCAAGGTGCTGAGCGACGCTGCCGGTGAGATCACCCGCGGCCTCGAGGTCGTCGAATTCGCCACAGGCTTTCCCCACCTGATCAAGGGCGAGTACTCCGAGAACGTGAGCACGGGAGTCGACGTCTACTCGACGCGCCAGCCCCTCGGCGTCGTCGGGGTCATCAGCCCGTTCAACTTTCCGGCAATGGTGCCGCTGTGGTTCTTCCCGATCGCGATCGCGGCCGGCAACACCGTCGTGCTGAAGCCGAGTGAGAAGGACCCGTCGTCGGCGAACTGGCTCGCCGCTCTCTTTGCCGAGGCCGGCTTGCCCGACGGTGTGCTGAACGTTCTGCACGGCGACAAGGAGGCGGTGGATGGCCTGCTCACGAGCCCCGATGTGAAGTCGATCTCGTTCGTGGGTTCCACGCCGATCGCCCAGTACGTGTACGAGACGGCGACGAAGCACGGCAAGCGAGTGCAAGCCCTGGGTGGGGCGAAGAACCACATGCTCGTTCTGCCCGACGCCGACCTCGACCTTGCAGCCGACGCAGCCGTGAACGCCGGGTTCGGCTCGGCCGGAGAGCGCTGCATGGCGATCTCCGTTGTCGTGGCTGTTGAGCCGGTGGCCGACGAGCTCATCTCGAAGATCGTCTCGCGCGTTGCCGGCCTGAAGGTGGGCGACGGCCGTCGCTCGTGCGACATGGGCCCGCTTGTCACTGAGGTGCACCGTGACAAGGTCGCCTCGTACATCGACATCGCCATCGAAGACGGCGCCACGGTCGTCGTCGACGGCCGCGGCATCGACGTCGACGGTGACGCCGACGGGTTCTGGCTCGGCCCGACGCTGATCGACAACGTCTCGACCTCGTCGCGGGTCTACACCGACGAGATCTTCGGCCCGGTTCTCTCGATCGTTCGCGTGGCCTCCTACGACGCGGGTCTCGAACTGATCAACGCCTCCAGGTACGGAAACGGTACGGCGATCTTCACCAACGACGGGGGAGCGGCGCGTGGCTTCCAGAACGAGGTCGAGGTCGGCATGATCGGCATCAACGTGCCGATTCCGGTGCCCGTCGCCTACTACTCGTTCGGTGGGTTCAAGGACTCCATCTTCGGCGACTCGAAGGCATACGGCCCCGACGGGTTCCACTTCTTCACGCGCCAGAAGGCCATCACCTCGCGCTGGCTCGACCCCAGCCACGGCGGCATCAACCTTGGCTTTCCGCAGAACTGA
- the rmuC gene encoding DNA recombination protein RmuC — MEIIVTLIIGLVVGLALGSLVGWLLRSRRDGVSGGGDTTDTEARFAELVDLKSRSAAAEATAAALREQITAAREQLVDARAQTDAQLLEARARVVEMREQSDGQLVQAREQHENALLSTRDQFAERLRQQEALFREQLATQDAQYREQILQQEERLTEFQARLHDVQQAEAERVKADGKVLVALSPVQESLRLVQAKVTELEEQRRQQHGELSQQLKSATESEERLRNTAESLASALRSNSTRGVWGETQLRNVVEAAGLLDRVDFETQSSLTSDNGAGRPDMVVHLPGGKNIAVDAKVPFNAYLEASQIPATATGAEGARRTELLKAHVKAVRDHITTLGTKGYWAGLDASPELVVAFIPSESLISTAMEADPSIMDFAFSKRVALVSPVTLWSLLKTVAFSWQQDVLTHEAKTLFDLSKELYSRLAVTATHIDKLGSTLDRTVKHYNAFIGSFERNVYSTARKLNSLDESIVLKPLEPVEENARSLTAPELVAQLELEDDLGSVGDMSEQPRLI, encoded by the coding sequence ATGGAGATCATCGTCACCCTCATCATCGGTCTGGTGGTCGGCCTCGCGCTCGGCTCGCTGGTCGGCTGGCTGCTGCGATCCCGTCGCGATGGCGTGTCAGGGGGTGGCGACACCACCGATACCGAGGCCCGCTTCGCCGAACTGGTCGACCTGAAGAGCCGCAGCGCCGCCGCAGAGGCGACGGCTGCCGCCCTGCGTGAACAGATCACCGCCGCCCGCGAACAGCTCGTCGACGCGCGGGCCCAGACAGATGCGCAGCTTCTCGAAGCCCGAGCCCGGGTGGTAGAGATGCGCGAACAGAGCGATGGCCAGCTCGTGCAGGCCCGCGAACAGCACGAGAACGCCCTGCTCTCAACCCGCGACCAGTTCGCTGAGCGACTCCGTCAGCAGGAGGCTCTGTTCCGCGAACAGCTTGCCACCCAGGACGCACAGTACCGGGAGCAGATCCTACAGCAGGAAGAGCGGCTCACCGAGTTCCAGGCGAGGCTCCACGATGTACAGCAGGCCGAAGCAGAACGGGTCAAGGCCGACGGCAAGGTACTTGTCGCACTGAGCCCGGTGCAGGAGAGCCTGAGGCTCGTGCAGGCGAAGGTGACCGAGCTTGAAGAACAGCGTCGGCAGCAGCACGGCGAACTGAGCCAGCAGCTGAAGTCTGCAACCGAATCGGAAGAGCGTCTCCGCAACACTGCCGAGTCCCTCGCGTCTGCCCTTCGCTCGAACAGCACCCGGGGTGTCTGGGGCGAGACACAGTTGCGCAACGTCGTCGAGGCGGCCGGGCTGCTCGACCGGGTCGACTTCGAGACCCAGTCGAGCCTGACGAGCGACAACGGCGCGGGGCGTCCCGACATGGTGGTGCACCTGCCTGGCGGAAAGAACATCGCCGTCGACGCCAAGGTGCCGTTCAACGCCTACCTCGAGGCGAGCCAGATCCCCGCGACGGCGACCGGAGCGGAAGGCGCACGTCGGACCGAGCTCCTGAAAGCACACGTGAAGGCCGTACGCGATCACATCACCACCCTCGGCACCAAGGGCTATTGGGCAGGGCTCGACGCTTCTCCCGAACTGGTCGTGGCGTTCATCCCGAGTGAGTCGCTCATCTCCACCGCAATGGAGGCCGACCCCAGCATCATGGACTTCGCGTTCAGCAAGAGAGTGGCCCTGGTTTCACCTGTCACCCTGTGGTCGCTTCTGAAGACGGTGGCGTTCAGCTGGCAGCAAGACGTGCTCACCCACGAGGCGAAGACCCTCTTCGACCTCAGCAAGGAGCTCTATTCACGTCTTGCCGTGACGGCCACCCACATCGACAAGCTGGGCAGCACCCTCGACCGCACGGTGAAGCACTACAACGCGTTCATCGGGTCGTTCGAGCGCAACGTTTACTCCACAGCGCGCAAACTCAACTCGCTCGACGAATCGATCGTACTCAAGCCGCTCGAACCCGTCGAAGAGAATGCCCGCAGTTTGACCGCGCCGGAGCTGGTCGCCCAGCTCGAACTCGAAGACGACCTCGGCAGCGTCGGCGACATGTCAGAGCAGCCCCGCCTGATCTAG
- the glpX gene encoding class II fructose-bisphosphatase has protein sequence MTTEAPSLYLEHPDRNLALELVRATEAAAIRAWPYIGKGDKLAADGAAVDAMRLLLGTVNFDGVVVIGEGEKDKAPMLFNGEHVGNGRGPACDIAVDPIDGTSLTAAGRPNAISVMAVADRGTMLDASTVFYMDKIVTGPEGVGVIDIRKPIGENIRALAKAKGKDVSEMKIAVLDRPRHAQLIDEIRASGAGTRLMLDGDVAGGINAARYETRTDMCVGIGGSPEGIVTACAIKALGGFIQGILKPGSDEERQRGIDAGLKMDHVYEADELVSSDNTFFVATGVTDGGLVKGVRRLGPIIRTESIVLRSHSGTIRRITADHLIEKWL, from the coding sequence GTGACCACCGAAGCACCCTCTCTCTACCTCGAACACCCCGACCGCAACCTCGCACTCGAACTCGTTCGGGCAACAGAGGCCGCCGCGATTCGTGCCTGGCCGTACATCGGCAAGGGCGACAAGTTGGCTGCAGACGGCGCCGCAGTGGATGCTATGCGGCTCCTGCTCGGAACGGTGAACTTCGACGGGGTCGTCGTCATCGGTGAGGGTGAGAAAGACAAGGCGCCGATGCTGTTCAACGGCGAGCACGTCGGCAACGGCCGCGGGCCGGCCTGCGACATCGCTGTCGACCCCATCGACGGTACGAGCCTCACGGCCGCGGGTCGCCCGAACGCGATCTCGGTCATGGCGGTCGCCGATCGCGGAACCATGCTCGATGCGTCGACGGTCTTCTACATGGACAAGATCGTCACGGGCCCGGAGGGTGTCGGGGTCATCGACATTCGCAAGCCCATCGGTGAGAACATCCGCGCGCTCGCCAAGGCGAAGGGCAAGGACGTTTCAGAGATGAAGATCGCCGTGCTCGACCGCCCGCGCCACGCGCAGCTGATCGACGAGATCCGCGCCTCGGGTGCGGGCACACGTCTGATGCTCGACGGCGACGTCGCCGGCGGCATCAACGCTGCGAGGTACGAGACCCGCACAGACATGTGCGTCGGTATCGGCGGAAGCCCTGAAGGAATTGTCACGGCCTGTGCGATCAAGGCCCTGGGTGGCTTCATCCAGGGGATCCTCAAGCCGGGCTCCGACGAGGAGCGCCAGCGCGGCATCGATGCCGGGCTCAAGATGGACCACGTGTACGAAGCCGACGAGCTGGTGTCGAGCGACAACACGTTCTTCGTCGCCACGGGTGTCACCGACGGCGGCCTGGTGAAGGGCGTGCGTCGCCTGGGCCCGATCATCCGCACCGAGAGCATCGTTCTGCGCTCGCACTCAGGAACCATCCGCCGCATCACGGCCGACCACCTGATCGAAAAATGGCTCTGA
- the fbaA gene encoding class II fructose-bisphosphate aldolase, which yields MPIATPDQYAEMLDKAKTKGFAYPAVNVSSSQTLNAVLQGLSDAGSDGIIQVTTGGSDYLAGQKAQAASGSARATGALAFAAFAHEVAKNYPITVALHTDHCPKNALDTFVLPLIAASEAEVKAGRNPIFQSHMWDGSAVPLDENLAIAQDMIKRTAAINAILEVEIGVVGGEEDGVSHDINEHLYTSVSDALATVEALGLGENGRYMAALTFGNVHGVYKPGNVKLRPELLKEIQDGVYAKYASVLGGNTKPFDLVFHGGSGSTDAEISEAVANGVIKMNIDTDTQYAFTRSIADTMFRNYDGVLKVDGEVGNKKVYDPRAWGKTAETAMAARVIEATQQLGSAGHSGN from the coding sequence ATGCCCATCGCAACGCCCGATCAGTACGCTGAAATGCTCGACAAGGCCAAGACGAAGGGGTTCGCCTATCCGGCTGTGAACGTCTCGTCGTCTCAGACGCTGAACGCCGTGCTGCAGGGGCTCTCCGACGCCGGCTCTGACGGCATCATCCAGGTCACCACTGGTGGGTCTGACTACCTGGCCGGGCAGAAGGCCCAGGCCGCCTCGGGCAGTGCCCGTGCAACAGGCGCACTCGCCTTCGCAGCCTTCGCGCACGAAGTCGCCAAGAACTACCCCATCACCGTGGCCCTGCACACCGACCACTGCCCGAAGAACGCTCTCGACACCTTCGTGCTGCCCCTCATCGCAGCGTCTGAGGCCGAGGTCAAGGCGGGCCGAAACCCCATCTTCCAGTCACACATGTGGGACGGCTCGGCGGTTCCTCTCGACGAGAACCTTGCCATCGCGCAGGACATGATCAAGCGCACCGCAGCCATCAACGCCATTCTCGAGGTTGAGATCGGTGTTGTCGGCGGCGAAGAAGACGGCGTCAGCCACGACATCAACGAGCACTTGTACACCAGCGTGTCGGATGCCCTGGCAACCGTCGAGGCGCTCGGACTCGGCGAGAACGGCCGGTACATGGCCGCGCTCACGTTCGGCAACGTGCACGGCGTCTACAAGCCCGGCAACGTCAAGCTTCGCCCGGAACTCCTCAAGGAGATCCAGGACGGCGTCTACGCGAAGTACGCGTCGGTTCTCGGCGGCAACACCAAGCCGTTCGACCTCGTGTTCCACGGTGGTTCCGGCTCCACCGACGCTGAGATCTCCGAGGCCGTCGCGAACGGTGTCATCAAGATGAACATCGACACCGACACCCAGTACGCGTTCACTCGCTCGATCGCCGACACGATGTTCCGCAATTACGACGGTGTACTGAAGGTCGACGGCGAGGTGGGCAACAAGAAGGTCTACGACCCGCGCGCCTGGGGAAAGACGGCAGAGACCGCCATGGCGGCCCGCGTCATCGAGGCCACGCAGCAGCTGGGCTCTGCCGGCCATTCCGGCAACTGA
- a CDS encoding glycosyltransferase family 1 protein, whose product MQQRATGNKPLAPPQKVVIYTQEVLGERMAGPGIRALRFAEALAPHAEVRLIAQATADLSSEDFFVGAANGPALLDHVRWADVLVIQSPIFAQEPEIFDIDVIIVCDLYDPFLLEELQQGLYVQSTGQEAAAAWTVGAVNDMLRYSDYFICASEKQRDMWIGQLMSVGRLNPLTYRDDPSLRRLIDLAPFGVDAEPPVRTAGGVRGVVEGIGENDKIVLWGGGIYDWFDPLILIRAVAELSKRHADIRLFFLAKQHANPVHGVMKMAVDAQKLADELDVLGSVVFFNEQWVRHADRANYFLDADLGVSTHLDHLETRFSFRTRLLDYLWAGLPIVNSAGDAFESVIVERGLGAVVLPGDQLQLEQAIEKFLYDDAAVAAARSNVRDFAPSLGWQSASKALVSFCLDPYHAADARHNRAARVTALAAHSAVEQARDDEVRRGSLTEAELRERIRSLEASTSWRLTAPLRAITGRRGRG is encoded by the coding sequence ATGCAGCAGAGGGCTACTGGGAACAAGCCGCTGGCACCACCTCAGAAGGTTGTGATCTACACGCAGGAGGTTCTGGGTGAGCGAATGGCGGGACCGGGCATCCGTGCCCTCCGTTTTGCCGAGGCGCTGGCTCCGCATGCCGAGGTGCGTCTCATCGCCCAGGCCACCGCAGATCTCTCGAGTGAGGACTTCTTCGTCGGAGCGGCGAACGGCCCCGCGCTGCTGGATCACGTCCGATGGGCAGATGTGCTGGTCATCCAGAGCCCCATCTTCGCCCAGGAGCCGGAGATCTTCGACATCGACGTCATCATCGTCTGCGATCTCTACGACCCCTTTCTTCTCGAAGAGCTCCAGCAGGGGCTGTACGTCCAATCCACCGGCCAGGAGGCGGCCGCGGCATGGACGGTCGGTGCCGTGAACGACATGCTTCGGTATTCCGACTACTTCATCTGCGCCTCAGAAAAACAGCGTGACATGTGGATCGGGCAGCTGATGTCTGTCGGCAGGCTCAATCCTCTGACGTACCGAGACGATCCGTCGCTACGCCGATTGATCGATCTCGCACCGTTCGGCGTCGACGCCGAACCGCCTGTTCGCACCGCAGGAGGTGTGCGCGGCGTCGTCGAGGGAATAGGCGAGAACGACAAGATCGTGCTCTGGGGTGGGGGCATCTATGACTGGTTCGACCCTCTCATCCTGATCAGGGCTGTCGCGGAACTGTCGAAACGGCACGCCGACATCCGTCTCTTCTTTCTGGCCAAGCAGCATGCGAATCCTGTTCACGGCGTGATGAAGATGGCTGTGGATGCCCAGAAACTCGCTGACGAACTCGATGTACTCGGTTCGGTTGTCTTCTTCAACGAACAGTGGGTTCGTCACGCCGACCGAGCGAACTACTTTCTCGATGCCGACCTGGGCGTGAGCACCCACCTCGATCATCTGGAGACCAGATTCAGTTTTCGCACCCGGCTTCTCGATTACCTCTGGGCCGGTCTGCCGATCGTCAATTCTGCGGGTGACGCTTTCGAATCGGTCATCGTCGAGCGCGGCTTGGGAGCGGTCGTTCTACCCGGTGACCAGCTCCAGCTCGAGCAGGCGATCGAGAAGTTCCTCTACGACGATGCGGCCGTCGCTGCTGCCCGATCGAACGTGCGCGACTTCGCTCCGAGCCTCGGCTGGCAGAGCGCGTCGAAGGCCTTGGTGAGTTTCTGTCTCGACCCGTATCACGCGGCGGATGCCCGGCACAACCGTGCCGCAAGAGTGACGGCGCTCGCAGCGCACTCCGCTGTCGAGCAGGCTCGAGATGACGAAGTCCGCCGCGGATCGCTCACCGAAGCGGAGCTGCGCGAACGAATCAGGTCCCTCGAAGCCAGCACATCCTGGCGCCTCACCGCCCCCCTGCGAGCAATAACAGGCCGTCGAGGGCGCGGATAG
- a CDS encoding DUF6264 family protein has translation MVDDRPRPKYGELAPEGWSWQPPAPPQGADSGQGRTPSNGGADSQYGQPAPSAPSPAPPGSRDPSGETSAPAGAPRPIRAVDLSVTSLLLFFGLLFSASMIPALFDFNTVLIQAATAQGYTAFASSAAANTMGIVAGVVTIILQLVSIVISVRRLSQRKLAFPVPLVIGVVTFALWVGAITFAFFNDPSFVQQITAR, from the coding sequence ATGGTTGACGACAGGCCCAGACCGAAGTACGGCGAGCTGGCTCCAGAAGGTTGGAGTTGGCAACCTCCCGCGCCACCGCAGGGGGCCGACTCCGGTCAGGGACGCACCCCGTCCAACGGTGGGGCAGACTCCCAGTACGGTCAACCCGCTCCGTCTGCACCGTCGCCCGCTCCGCCGGGATCTCGCGATCCCTCCGGCGAAACGTCTGCACCCGCTGGCGCGCCGCGACCGATTCGTGCTGTCGATCTTTCAGTGACGAGCCTGCTGTTGTTCTTCGGGCTGCTCTTCTCGGCGAGCATGATTCCGGCGCTCTTCGACTTCAACACCGTGCTCATCCAGGCGGCCACAGCCCAGGGCTACACCGCTTTTGCGTCGTCAGCCGCCGCAAACACCATGGGCATCGTCGCGGGTGTGGTGACGATCATTCTGCAACTCGTTTCGATCGTCATCTCTGTTCGGCGCCTCTCGCAGCGAAAACTCGCCTTTCCTGTTCCGCTCGTGATCGGCGTGGTGACGTTCGCCCTGTGGGTCGGGGCAATCACCTTCGCCTTCTTCAACGATCCCTCGTTCGTGCAGCAGATCACGGCTCGGTGA